The proteins below are encoded in one region of Methanobacterium sp.:
- a CDS encoding transcription initiation factor IIB, with translation MKVDVSEIEKVETKCPECDSEKLINDHERGEIVCGACGLVIDDNLVDMGPEWRAFDHEQRDKRTRVGAPITYTIHDKGLSTMIDWRNKDIYGRDIPARNRAQWYRLRKWQRKIRISGATERNLAFALSELDRDSSRLGLPRSVREAASVVYRSAVENKLIRGRSIEGVVAASLYAACRRCNVPRTLDEIAEVSRVSKKEVGRTYRFLTRELNIKLPPTSPVDYVPRFASELSLSGEVQSKAIEIIEKAMEKGLTSGRGPTGVAAAALYIASVLLGERKTQRDVADIAGVTEVTIRNRYKELTEQLDMGVTL, from the coding sequence ATGAAGGTAGATGTTTCAGAAATCGAAAAAGTAGAAACAAAATGCCCAGAATGCGATTCTGAAAAGTTAATCAACGACCACGAACGCGGAGAAATTGTATGTGGTGCATGTGGTCTGGTTATAGATGATAATCTTGTTGATATGGGGCCAGAATGGAGAGCCTTTGACCATGAGCAGAGGGATAAAAGAACAAGGGTGGGTGCTCCAATTACTTATACAATCCACGATAAAGGTTTAAGTACCATGATCGACTGGAGGAATAAGGATATCTATGGTAGAGACATCCCTGCAAGAAACCGTGCTCAATGGTATCGTTTAAGAAAATGGCAGAGAAAAATAAGGATTTCTGGTGCTACAGAAAGAAACCTGGCCTTTGCATTAAGTGAACTTGATAGAGATTCATCAAGGTTAGGTTTACCAAGAAGCGTGAGAGAAGCAGCATCTGTTGTTTACAGAAGTGCTGTGGAAAACAAGCTCATTAGAGGGAGAAGTATTGAAGGAGTAGTTGCAGCATCGCTATATGCAGCATGCAGAAGATGTAACGTTCCAAGAACCCTTGATGAGATTGCTGAAGTATCACGTGTAAGTAAAAAAGAAGTGGGAAGAACTTACAGGTTCTTAACCCGTGAACTTAACATAAAATTACCACCAACGTCACCAGTAGATTATGTTCCAAGATTTGCGAGTGAATTAAGCTTATCTGGTGAAGTGCAATCAAAAGCAATTGAAATAATTGAAAAAGCAATGGAAAAAGGTCTTACTTCAGGTAGAGGACCTACAGGAGTTGCAGCAGCAGCGCTATACATTGCATCTGTACTTCTCGGTGAGAGAAAAACTCAAAGAGATGTTGCAGACATTGCTGGTGTAACTGAAGTAACTATTCGTAACAGATACAAAGAGCTCACTGAACAGCTCGATATGGGTGTAACTTTATAA
- a CDS encoding Gar1/Naf1 family protein encodes MKKLGIISHFSNKGRIIVRSDQTPGFGLPVFTDDKKRIGTVIDVFGPTKKPYISVKVYAKNSKNLKNRVGETLFVSSKPTKRWGRKKRKKE; translated from the coding sequence ATGAAAAAATTGGGAATAATCTCGCATTTCTCTAACAAGGGTAGAATAATAGTGAGATCTGATCAAACGCCTGGTTTTGGCTTGCCTGTTTTTACGGATGATAAAAAAAGAATTGGAACTGTTATTGACGTATTTGGACCTACAAAAAAGCCATATATTTCAGTTAAAGTCTATGCAAAAAACTCTAAAAACTTAAAGAACCGAGTTGGAGAGACATTGTTTGTATCATCAAAACCTACAAAAAGATGGGGGCGGAAAAAACGAAAGAAAGAATGA